A section of the Enterococcus montenegrensis genome encodes:
- the ftsH gene encoding ATP-dependent zinc metalloprotease FtsH has translation MNKKGNNGMLKNTLYYVLVLLAMITVVYFLFGNNSQQSPDIEYSTFRQQLSDGKVKSFNVQPVNGVYKITGEYKDKQKVENNNGLTVWGETSSESTHFATTILPNDNTLKEVTALADQEDVKTVIKEESNSGLWISLLMTFLPLVIIIFFFYMMMGQQGGGGGGGGRVMNFGKSKAKEADKKANRVRFSDVAGAEEEKQELVEVVEFLKDPRRFVELGARIPAGVLLEGPPGTGKTLLAKAVAGEAGVPFYSISGSDFVEMFVGVGASRVRDLFETAKKNAPAIIFIDEIDAVGRQRGAGMGGGHDEREQTLNQLLVEMDGFDGNEGVIVIAATNRSDVLDPALLRPGRFDRQILVGRPDVKGREAILRVHARNKPLADDVDLKVIAQQTPGFAGADLENVLNEAALVAARRNKKKIDASDIDEAEDRVIAGPAKKDKVISKREREMVAYHEAGHTIVGLVLSRARIVHKVTIIPRGRAGGYMIALPKEDQMLMTKDDMFEQIVGLLGGRTAEEIIFGVKSTGASNDFEQATGLARSMVTEYGMSDKLGPVQYEGNHQVFVGRDYGQTKAYSEQVAYEIDQEVRRILNEAHQKAHEIIEAHRAQHKLIAEKLLEHETLDAKAIKSLFEEGKMPAGTETEEYPSEKAQTFEEAKRALEEKDAQKQAEEKQDFEEAKDYFDAEAKEAEFHPEQETKEVQDELKQEKDETDKDA, from the coding sequence ATGAACAAAAAAGGTAATAATGGTATGTTAAAAAATACCTTATACTATGTACTCGTGCTTTTGGCCATGATTACGGTGGTTTATTTCTTATTTGGAAATAACAGCCAACAATCGCCAGATATCGAGTACTCTACTTTCCGCCAACAACTATCTGACGGTAAAGTGAAGTCATTTAATGTACAGCCGGTGAATGGTGTTTATAAAATTACCGGGGAATACAAGGACAAACAAAAAGTAGAAAACAATAATGGGTTAACCGTTTGGGGCGAAACAAGCAGCGAGTCAACGCACTTTGCCACAACGATTTTACCAAACGATAATACATTGAAAGAAGTTACTGCACTAGCGGATCAAGAAGACGTGAAAACAGTAATTAAAGAAGAGTCCAATAGTGGTCTTTGGATTTCTCTTCTAATGACCTTCTTACCACTTGTGATCATCATTTTCTTCTTTTACATGATGATGGGACAACAAGGTGGCGGCGGTGGTGGTGGCGGCCGTGTTATGAACTTTGGCAAATCAAAAGCCAAAGAAGCTGACAAAAAAGCCAATCGGGTTCGTTTCTCTGACGTTGCCGGTGCCGAAGAAGAAAAACAAGAACTAGTCGAAGTAGTTGAATTCTTAAAAGATCCACGCCGCTTTGTTGAATTAGGCGCAAGAATTCCTGCTGGTGTGTTATTAGAAGGACCTCCCGGAACTGGTAAAACATTACTTGCTAAAGCCGTAGCAGGCGAAGCTGGCGTACCGTTTTATTCTATTTCAGGTTCTGACTTCGTTGAAATGTTCGTCGGTGTCGGAGCATCTCGGGTAAGAGACTTGTTTGAAACTGCGAAGAAAAATGCACCTGCGATTATCTTTATTGATGAAATCGATGCTGTTGGTCGCCAACGTGGCGCGGGTATGGGAGGCGGTCACGATGAACGTGAACAAACCTTGAACCAATTACTCGTTGAAATGGATGGTTTTGATGGCAACGAAGGCGTTATCGTTATCGCTGCAACAAACCGTTCTGACGTATTAGACCCAGCGTTATTACGTCCAGGTCGTTTTGACCGTCAAATTTTAGTTGGTCGTCCTGACGTTAAAGGTCGTGAAGCAATTTTACGTGTTCATGCCCGGAACAAGCCGTTAGCTGACGATGTTGATTTGAAAGTTATTGCCCAACAAACGCCTGGTTTTGCCGGTGCTGATTTAGAAAACGTCTTGAACGAAGCTGCTTTAGTAGCTGCTCGTCGGAATAAGAAGAAAATCGATGCTTCTGATATCGATGAAGCAGAAGATCGCGTTATTGCCGGTCCTGCGAAAAAAGACAAAGTAATCAGCAAACGGGAAAGAGAAATGGTGGCTTACCACGAAGCCGGACATACGATTGTTGGTTTAGTTCTATCTCGTGCTCGTATTGTCCATAAAGTAACGATTATCCCACGGGGTCGTGCTGGCGGTTATATGATTGCTTTACCAAAAGAAGATCAAATGTTAATGACCAAAGATGATATGTTTGAACAAATCGTTGGGCTTTTAGGTGGACGGACTGCTGAAGAAATAATTTTTGGTGTGAAATCCACAGGAGCATCTAATGACTTTGAACAAGCGACAGGTCTTGCCCGCAGTATGGTAACTGAATACGGAATGAGTGATAAATTAGGTCCGGTTCAATATGAAGGCAATCACCAAGTCTTTGTCGGTCGTGATTATGGTCAAACAAAAGCTTACTCTGAACAAGTAGCCTATGAAATTGACCAAGAAGTACGTCGTATCCTAAATGAAGCGCACCAAAAAGCGCATGAAATTATTGAAGCGCACCGGGCGCAGCATAAGTTGATTGCTGAAAAATTATTAGAGCATGAAACATTGGATGCTAAAGCCATTAAATCCTTGTTTGAAGAAGGTAAAATGCCAGCAGGAACAGAAACAGAAGAGTATCCTTCTGAAAAAGCACAAACCTTTGAAGAAGCTAAACGCGCATTAGAAGAAAAAGATGCGCAAAAACAAGCTGAAGAAAAACAAGATTTTGAAGAAGCAAAAGACTACTTCGATGCTGAAGCAAAAGAAGCAGAGTTCCATCCAGAACAAGAAACAAAAGAAGTTCAAGATGAATTGAAACAAGAAAAAGATGAAACAGACAAAGATGCATAA
- a CDS encoding helix-turn-helix domain-containing protein — protein MEIGNLLKEKRIARKLTQEQLAEQIFVSTKTISNWENNKTTPDIDSLILLAKLFHLSLDNLLLEGSNVVENIKKIEATKIAEKYFLISWVTNIIFGLTFVTQNFFGKLSLFAMVCLSLGMLLNMLVLFYFTKQLATTNTTAWQFFKNSHPIISVGMLLSLILLSALIIAFLLF, from the coding sequence ATGGAAATAGGAAATTTATTAAAAGAAAAAAGAATAGCCCGCAAATTGACACAAGAACAGCTAGCTGAGCAAATTTTTGTCTCAACAAAAACGATCTCAAATTGGGAAAACAATAAAACCACTCCAGATATTGATAGCCTGATTCTTTTAGCCAAACTTTTTCATTTATCACTTGATAATCTATTATTGGAGGGATCAAATGTGGTAGAAAACATTAAGAAAATCGAGGCAACAAAGATAGCGGAGAAATACTTTCTTATTAGTTGGGTAACAAATATTATTTTCGGTCTAACTTTTGTTACGCAAAATTTTTTTGGTAAATTATCTTTATTTGCTATGGTTTGCTTGTCTTTAGGTATGCTTTTAAACATGCTGGTATTGTTTTATTTTACAAAGCAATTGGCAACTACTAACACCACAGCTTGGCAATTTTTCAAAAATAGTCACCCTATTATTAGTGTAGGCATGTTGTTATCCCTTATCCTTTTATCTGCCTTAATAATTGCTTTCCTATTATTCTAG
- a CDS encoding S1 domain-containing RNA-binding protein — protein sequence MSIEVGAKLQGKVSGITNFGAFIDLGNRKTGLVHISEVSDGFVKDINDVLKVGDEVTVLVTSVGDDGKIGLSIRKAVDKPQAEKKEFKKEPSRRPAPKKPFSKGPSVSANKKEDFDSLMSSFLKDSDDRLSSLRRNTEGKRGGRGGRRS from the coding sequence ATGTCAATCGAAGTAGGAGCTAAGCTGCAAGGAAAAGTGTCGGGGATTACAAATTTTGGTGCTTTTATTGATCTGGGTAACCGTAAAACTGGTTTGGTGCATATCAGTGAAGTATCAGATGGCTTTGTCAAAGACATCAACGACGTTTTAAAAGTCGGAGATGAGGTAACAGTGTTGGTAACATCTGTTGGTGATGACGGCAAAATTGGGTTATCCATTCGCAAAGCAGTAGATAAACCACAAGCAGAGAAAAAAGAATTCAAAAAAGAACCAAGTCGTCGTCCAGCTCCTAAGAAACCATTTTCTAAAGGACCTAGCGTAAGTGCTAATAAAAAAGAAGACTTCGATTCATTGATGAGTTCATTTTTAAAAGACAGTGATGATCGCCTATCTTCACTTCGTCGTAATACAGAAGGCAAACGTGGTGGCCGTGGCGGCCGTCGCAGCTAA
- the hpt gene encoding hypoxanthine phosphoribosyltransferase, giving the protein MLAKDIEKVLVSREEINARCKELGEELAAEYKDKNPLVIGVLKGSINFMADICREMDCYLELDFMDVSSYGNATVSSGEVKILKDLDTNVEGRDLLIVEDIIDSGRTLAYLVDLFKYRKANSVKIVTLLDKPEGRVVDIEADYVGFDVPNEFVVGYGLDYIEQYRNLPYVGVLKPSVYESN; this is encoded by the coding sequence ATGTTAGCAAAAGATATTGAAAAAGTGCTTGTATCACGAGAAGAAATCAACGCCCGCTGTAAGGAACTAGGGGAAGAATTAGCAGCAGAATACAAGGATAAAAATCCCCTTGTGATCGGTGTTTTAAAAGGTTCAATTAATTTTATGGCGGATATTTGCCGGGAAATGGACTGCTATTTGGAATTAGACTTTATGGATGTTTCAAGTTATGGCAACGCTACTGTATCTTCTGGTGAGGTTAAAATTTTAAAAGATTTAGATACAAATGTTGAAGGCCGGGATCTATTAATAGTAGAAGATATTATTGATAGTGGCCGGACGTTGGCTTATTTAGTCGATTTATTTAAATACCGCAAAGCCAATTCAGTCAAAATCGTAACATTATTAGATAAACCTGAAGGCCGCGTAGTAGATATTGAAGCGGATTATGTTGGTTTTGATGTGCCAAATGAATTCGTCGTAGGCTATGGCTTAGACTATATCGAACAATACCGCAACCTACCCTATGTAGGCGTTTTAAAACCTAGCGTTTACGAATCAAATTAA
- a CDS encoding FtsB family cell division protein, producing MTDVINGRNQNVEQLDNEYVKKQIAKYQEQHRKVVFKRRRLTLLLVITFLVFAFVGFQLFSDHQRLVKLEAIRQEALADNKVVTNNVDQLKKEVALLKDEDYVAKLARSRFYYSKDGEKVYPIAGNNQSNKQEDAKVEKAIDRTNGSSTAEE from the coding sequence GTGACAGACGTGATAAATGGCCGCAATCAAAATGTTGAACAACTTGACAATGAATATGTCAAAAAACAAATTGCCAAATATCAAGAACAACATCGGAAGGTTGTTTTTAAACGTCGTCGTTTAACGTTACTTTTAGTCATTACCTTTTTGGTTTTTGCTTTTGTCGGTTTCCAACTTTTTTCAGATCATCAACGTTTGGTGAAATTAGAAGCGATAAGACAAGAAGCTCTGGCAGATAATAAGGTAGTAACAAACAATGTCGACCAATTGAAAAAAGAAGTCGCTTTGCTAAAGGATGAAGACTATGTGGCAAAACTTGCCCGCAGCCGTTTTTATTATTCTAAAGACGGTGAAAAAGTTTATCCTATCGCTGGGAATAATCAAAGCAATAAACAAGAAGACGCAAAAGTGGAAAAAGCCATTGATCGGACGAATGGGTCATCTACTGCTGAAGAGTAG
- a CDS encoding putative polysaccharide biosynthesis protein, translating to MKAENAKEKVSQMQKMMQGAFVLTAASFIAKVLSAIYRVPLQNLVGDKGFYVYQQVYPIYGLAMTLALSGLPQFISKYIAEINGVKEQKNAIQKLIPVVFYCGLILWGVTFFGAGIIALLMGNELLTPLIMIVSFTFLLMPFLAFYRGNFQGQLQMVPSAVSQVVEQFVRVGVIIAAALMFQAGILDVYETGTLSMSGAVFGGLWAVVLLVYYQKKISGVSLNLLKDFHFGKIDKKLVRRFVVEGGLLSIYTGFLILFQLIDSFVIANELQNFGFNQTNAQIAKGVYDRGQPMVQLGLVVAAALSSTFLPALTKYLVARNHKLFQSSAKIYLRLTTSISLAASFGLALVMPSLNYALFKDQAGNDVLQVFVFSVFLMAVIQAYQAVAQSQNHFRPALKAAIIGLVVKFVTTLILTATMGTLGASVGTILGLVATLWRLIQAEDQVINRFWRERFFLKKMISSLLVMSGAVVLFYFLVALFGGFQTRFGALVVTILAVAVGVYAFLKAAIRFDLLTLREWLMLPFGKKLLRLKKSK from the coding sequence ATGAAGGCAGAAAATGCCAAAGAAAAAGTAAGTCAAATGCAAAAAATGATGCAAGGCGCCTTTGTGCTAACTGCCGCTTCTTTTATTGCCAAAGTATTAAGTGCGATTTATCGCGTTCCCTTACAAAACTTGGTGGGAGACAAGGGTTTTTACGTGTACCAGCAAGTATATCCTATTTATGGTTTGGCGATGACCTTAGCGCTATCGGGACTGCCCCAATTTATCTCCAAATATATCGCAGAAATAAATGGTGTCAAAGAACAAAAAAATGCCATTCAAAAATTAATTCCAGTCGTATTTTACTGCGGGCTAATCTTGTGGGGAGTGACTTTTTTTGGTGCTGGTATTATTGCACTTTTAATGGGCAATGAGCTGTTAACCCCGTTAATTATGATTGTATCTTTCACCTTTTTATTGATGCCTTTTCTTGCTTTTTATCGTGGTAACTTTCAAGGGCAACTGCAAATGGTTCCCAGCGCAGTTTCTCAAGTGGTGGAACAATTTGTTCGCGTCGGTGTCATTATTGCGGCAGCGCTTATGTTTCAAGCTGGCATTTTAGATGTCTATGAAACCGGTACGCTTTCTATGAGTGGCGCTGTTTTTGGCGGACTGTGGGCTGTGGTATTGCTCGTTTATTATCAAAAGAAAATCAGTGGCGTCAGTTTGAATTTACTAAAGGATTTTCATTTTGGTAAAATTGATAAGAAATTAGTGCGGCGCTTTGTGGTTGAAGGCGGTTTGCTGTCGATTTACACGGGTTTTTTGATTTTGTTTCAATTAATTGATTCTTTTGTCATTGCCAATGAGTTACAAAATTTTGGTTTTAATCAAACGAACGCACAAATTGCTAAAGGAGTATATGATAGGGGACAGCCCATGGTACAATTAGGTTTGGTAGTGGCTGCTGCCTTAAGTTCTACTTTTTTACCAGCCTTAACGAAATATCTAGTTGCCCGGAATCATAAGTTGTTTCAAAGTTCAGCCAAAATTTATTTGCGCCTGACAACGAGTATTTCACTGGCTGCTTCTTTTGGGTTGGCGCTGGTCATGCCTTCTTTAAACTATGCTCTCTTTAAAGATCAGGCCGGTAACGACGTCTTACAAGTTTTTGTTTTTTCTGTCTTTTTAATGGCAGTCATTCAAGCTTATCAAGCAGTCGCCCAAAGTCAAAATCATTTTCGACCGGCTTTAAAAGCGGCGATTATAGGCTTAGTGGTGAAATTTGTCACGACATTAATTTTGACCGCCACAATGGGAACGTTAGGGGCCAGCGTGGGGACGATATTGGGTTTAGTGGCGACTTTGTGGCGTCTCATTCAAGCTGAAGATCAAGTGATTAATCGTTTTTGGCGTGAGCGTTTCTTTCTAAAAAAAATGATAAGCAGCTTATTAGTTATGAGTGGAGCTGTGGTGCTATTTTATTTTTTAGTGGCTCTTTTTGGCGGATTCCAAACGCGTTTTGGAGCACTTGTAGTGACTATTTTAGCGGTTGCAGTAGGGGTTTACGCCTTTTTAAAAGCTGCGATACGCTTTGATTTGTTGACACTAAGAGAATGGCTAATGTTGCCTTTTGGTAAAAAATTATTACGTTTAAAAAAATCTAAATAA
- a CDS encoding RNA-binding S4 domain-containing protein, with protein sequence MRLDKFLKISRIIKRRSVAKEVADKGRIQVNGKLAKSSSTVKVGDQVKIGFGNKTLEIKVLKLHESTKKEDAAQMYEIISEIRNENV encoded by the coding sequence ATGCGTTTAGACAAATTTTTAAAAATTTCACGGATCATCAAGCGGCGTTCTGTCGCAAAAGAAGTAGCGGATAAAGGTCGCATCCAAGTAAATGGCAAGCTGGCCAAATCTTCTAGTACGGTTAAAGTTGGCGACCAGGTCAAAATTGGTTTTGGAAATAAGACCTTAGAAATTAAAGTCTTAAAATTACATGAGTCCACCAAAAAAGAGGATGCTGCTCAAATGTATGAAATTATTAGCGAAATAAGAAACGAAAATGTCTAG
- the tilS gene encoding tRNA lysidine(34) synthetase TilS: MEREFEQLGNKQAFWQQGSRILLAVSGGADSFVLLRLMAKMSLKYDFSIGVAHINHQLRPSSAKEAQNLAQYCKEHAISFYERKWEDVPHAGVEEAARRFRYAFFTELMHDYYFDTLMTAHHADDQLETMLMKMIRDGQLKNAMGIKARQAFAGGKLIRPLLPYSKEEIYDYAKKEALPYFEDESNYYLDVQRNRIRQQITPLLKAENPQILAHFQQLSQQLIWAEEIIEDKMAAWVSANVTQIEQSLSFKVSAFLTLPIRERYFTLQYLAQKLKRSCEVTITEENLQRILALLKSDKAQWQLDIAATWQVLKMYDELTIGKKPTANKAQTFHFKLGDSGFLSENEWLAIVSVDENVNLPEKVKLWSEISQPLALNFPNEVIIRKRVDGDRIQLKESLRKKVSRILIDKKIPNDRREKTWVVTDTNNQVLAVLPIAFSYLSIAVETDKIHYRLLYKYQ, translated from the coding sequence ATGGAACGAGAATTTGAACAGTTGGGGAATAAACAAGCCTTTTGGCAACAAGGCAGTCGAATATTATTAGCGGTTTCTGGTGGAGCAGATTCTTTTGTGTTGCTACGTTTAATGGCAAAAATGAGTCTAAAATATGATTTTTCCATCGGAGTTGCCCATATTAATCATCAACTAAGACCAAGTTCAGCCAAAGAAGCGCAGAATTTGGCTCAGTATTGTAAGGAACACGCCATTTCCTTTTATGAACGAAAATGGGAGGACGTTCCTCATGCCGGGGTAGAAGAAGCGGCACGAAGGTTTCGCTATGCTTTTTTTACTGAACTGATGCATGATTATTACTTTGACACATTGATGACTGCTCACCATGCAGATGATCAACTGGAAACCATGCTGATGAAAATGATTCGAGACGGCCAATTGAAAAATGCAATGGGAATTAAAGCGCGCCAAGCTTTTGCTGGCGGCAAATTAATTCGTCCCCTTTTACCCTACAGCAAAGAAGAGATTTATGATTATGCTAAAAAAGAAGCGTTGCCGTATTTTGAAGATGAAAGCAACTACTATTTAGATGTGCAGCGAAATCGAATTCGTCAACAGATAACGCCGCTTTTAAAAGCAGAAAATCCCCAAATTTTAGCGCATTTTCAGCAATTATCCCAACAATTGATTTGGGCAGAAGAAATTATTGAAGACAAAATGGCAGCTTGGGTTAGCGCAAATGTGACGCAAATAGAGCAGAGTTTAAGTTTTAAGGTTAGTGCCTTTTTGACCTTACCAATAAGAGAACGTTATTTTACCTTGCAGTATTTGGCTCAAAAACTAAAACGCAGTTGTGAGGTGACCATTACTGAAGAAAACTTGCAACGCATTTTGGCGCTTCTGAAATCAGACAAAGCCCAATGGCAACTGGATATTGCAGCAACGTGGCAAGTTTTAAAAATGTATGATGAACTGACGATTGGCAAAAAGCCAACTGCTAATAAGGCGCAAACTTTTCATTTTAAATTAGGCGATAGTGGCTTTTTGTCTGAAAATGAATGGCTAGCTATTGTTTCTGTAGATGAAAATGTTAATCTTCCCGAAAAAGTCAAACTTTGGTCAGAAATCAGTCAACCTTTAGCATTAAACTTCCCCAATGAGGTGATTATTCGAAAAAGAGTGGATGGGGATCGCATTCAACTAAAAGAAAGCTTACGCAAAAAGGTTAGCCGCATTTTAATTGATAAAAAAATTCCCAATGATAGACGGGAAAAAACGTGGGTTGTGACAGATACGAACAATCAAGTCTTGGCAGTGCTACCAATTGCCTTTTCTTATTTGAGTATTGCTGTAGAAACTGATAAAATACACTACAGACTGCTTTATAAATACCAATAA